The Ketobacter alkanivorans genome includes the window GGGATGCGCACAGTCCAGCCGTCGCCTTTGGCCACGTCCACAGTCTCACCTTTGGTGGTCTCTATGTGATTGAGTGTAAAAACATGATCGCCCGCTGGGGTCATCAACTCCAGCTGGTCACCCACGGCAAACCGGTTTTTCACGGTGATTGTCATCAGGCCTTTGCTGCGGTCGTATTCTGTAACCTCCCCTACAAACTGCTGAGTGCCGGAATTGGAGCTGTTCTCCTCGTAATTCTGAAATTCAGCTGGCAGGTGGCGACGATAGAAACCTTCCGTGTAACCGCGGTGGGCCAATCCCTCCAGTTGATCCATCAGCGTCCAGTCGAAGTCTGCCTTGTTTGCAGCATCGTCTATGGCGCGGCGGTATATCTGTGCGGTTCGAGCCACGTAAAAATGAGATTTGGTGCGGCCTTCGATTTTTAATGAGTGAATGCCCATTTCAGCGAGCCGCTTTACATGTTGCACTGCTCGCAGGTCTTTCGAGTTCATAATATAGGTACCATGCTCATCTTCATAAGCGGGCATGTATTCCCCTGGCCGGCCTTCTTCCTGCAACAGGAATATCTTATCCTGCGTGGATTGGGTTGCCATCGGGTCAAATTTTTCCACGGCGACGATATCACCTTCTGGCGTTTCTTTGGCCTCGTGGGTGTCGTATTTCCAGCGGCAGGAATTGGTGCAGGCTCCCTGATTAGAGTCTCGGTGCGTCATGTAGCCGGATAGCAGGCAGCGCCCTGAGTAGGCGATGCATAGCGCGCCATGAACGAATACTTCTAACTCCATTTCCGGTACCCGTTGACGGATTTCCTCAATTTCATTCAGAGATAATTCGCGGGATAAAATCACGCGAGATACGCCTTGCTGTTGCCAGAATTTCACGGTTGCCCAGTTGACTGCGTTTGCCTGTACAGAGAGATGCACAACCTGATCGGGCCAGTTCTCCCGCACCATCATGATCAGGCCGGGATCTGACATGATGAGGGCATCCGGTTTCATGGCTACGATCGGTTCCATATCGCGAACAAATGAGCGGATTTTGTCGTTGTGTGGTGCCAGGTTGGTGGCGAGATAGAATTGTTTGCCTAAACGGTGAGCAATGTCGATCGCTGTGGCCAGGTTTTCCTCTTTGTTAAATTCGTTGTTGCGTACCCGCAGGCTGTAGCGGGGCTGGCCTGCGTAGACTGCATCGGCGCCGTAGGCGAATGCGTAACGCATACTTTTGAGTGTCCCGGCGGGGGACAGTAATTCCGGTTTGAGCATAAATCTGATTCCAGTATCTGTTTGCAGGACAAATAGGGCGGTGGATTCTAGATTTTTTGGCGTACTAAAGTATTAATCCAGGTCAAGGTGGCGGTGGTATGTACACATATACAAAATGTTGCGCAAAAACCTGCTCAAATTGCCCGTTGGAATAACGCTGAATGCGGGTCAAACTACTGAAAAAATTAAAAATATTCTTTTATATCAATTAGATATGATTGTTGGCACAAGCCTTGATATATATCTACTGTCAGCGCAGCGCTGGCCAATAGGGGTTAATGCTACCGAATGTGTGGGCTCGGTTTCCTGCGGCGGTAGTAACCAAAAACTAGATTTTAAACGGATTTTTAAAGAGGTATCGGTCATGCCAACACCCGCGTATATGAGTATCGAAGGCGAACTTCAAGGTTTGATTACCGCTGGCAACTTCACTGAGGCAAGCGTTGGTAACATTTACCAGGAAGGTCATGAAGATCAGGTTCTGGTTGAGGCGTTCAAGCACAACATCATCCTGCCACGTGATCCACAGAGTGGTCAGCCTACTGGTCAGCGTGTTCACCAGCCAGTAACCATCACTAAAATTTTCGATAAGTGCTCTCCTTTGCTGTATTCCGCGCTGACTTCCGGTGAGCGTATGGTTGGTTGCAAAATCGAATGGTGGAGAACTTCCGCTACTGGAACTCAGGAGCATTACTTCACGATCGAGCTGGAAGACGCCATCATTGTAGACATCAAGGCTTATATGCCTAACTGTCAGGATCCTGGTCAGTCTCACTTTACTCACCTGGAAGACGTGTCCTTTACTTACCGCAAAATCACGTGGACTCACGAGATTTCCGGTACTTCCGGTCATGACGACTGGCGCGTACTTAAAGTGTAGTCCTGATCTATCAGGCACAAAAAAGCTGGCTGCCGTTATGGCGCCAGCTTTTTTTATGTCGATGCTAAACTAACGATCATCAGCCCCGATTATGTCCAGCTCATTCAAAAACAGGCAGTAATGTCCTCTATTGCGCGGTGATACAGTTTGCCGTATTCCTCTTCATCATTGTGTGATGCTTTGATGATCCACCCAAGGCTGACCGGGTTAAAGTTCTGCGCTTGGTAATTGGCGTTGTAATCGTTTTGGAACAGGTAATTGGCATTGGTGGTGCTGGAGCCGATGTGGTCATCCTGATCCCACAAACCTAATTGGGATTTCGGCGTGCCTTGCAAGGTATCTATAATATAGTGGTTTTGTTCTGGCGGCTGATAGATCAACACGCTTTTTTTGCCGTAGTTCAATATTGAGAACTGATGTGAGCCGCAGTGTTTAGGAAAGCGGTAACTGCATTGCTGCAAGGTACCCTTTTCTTTACCCCAGAAGCTGTTCTCGGTGGTATTGATTTTGTATGCCAGCGGCTGACAGTGAATTCGCGCGGTTTTCACGATCTTGTCGATTATGCCTGGGTGCCCGTACCGCACCATATGGGTGCCGGTAGTAGCGGGGCGGTTCGTGGTTCCGGTGATGCGGGTGGTTTCGCCGGGAAAATCAGGAACAGAAATGCCTCCTGTATCCAGTTGCGAGGCCTGATTGCCGAACTCTTCTTCAGCGTATTTCTGCACCTGTTTGGGTGTTTGCTGGCCGATGGAACGATACGAGCCATCGTCTATTTTGGTGTTGCTGGTACAGCCAGCCAATGTCATCAAGCTGACTATGCCTATATAGGGTAAAAAATTAAATGGTTTCTGTTCCATGACGGGTTCCAACCTCGACGTATTCCTGTATGTAGACAGAAAGCACGCAAAAGAGATTGGAATTTGCGGGAAAGTAAATCTAATTGAACAGATTTTTGTGGCTTTCGAAAAGCTGTTTTAACTCGGTCAGGTCTTCATCGACAGCGATGGGCAAGTCGTTGGTGATCAAATCCAATAATACGATGGCGTTGAGGGCAGAGTCCGTATCGGAATAGTTTTTGATGCGGGCAGCAATGTGTACATTGATTTGGTGAATGTTGATGTAGATTTTCTTCAAGGCTTCGAAGTTGAGCTTTTTGCCGTCGCGGTTATGAAGGAAATTCGAAAAAAGATAGGTTGTGCAAGCCCGGTACATGGTTTCCTCTGGAGTGGAAAACGGGTTGTGATACCAGGCCATAGGCTTGAAAAATCGAGTGTGAGGGCAGCCGCTGGTGGCCATCACCAGGCCCAACAATGAACTGAACGCCTCTTGGGCCGACGTTTCTGCCAGTACGGTTTTGTTGTCCATGGTGACTTCGGCACGGACATCGTCGTATGAGTTGCAGGCGGGCAGCTTGACGAACGGAATCAGCCGCACGGCCAACGGGCAGTACTCATGCCAGATGTCGTTCAGAGTACAGTTGGGGCATTTTTTAAAGGCGAGTTTGCACCAGTCGGGTATGTCTTCTTCAGGGGCGGCGTGCTCATAGGTATCGTCGTTCAGCTCGATGGTCTGATCGAACACATAATCCTGTGTCTTGAAAAATATTTGATAGCGGATCGACTTTTCTTCTGTGCTCATTGGGCCCCACTCCTACCTAACAGGTTAAGTGTAGCTCATGATTTCTACCTTACTGCAGTTATCTCTGTTTCAGTGCCAAAACAAATTCTGGTAGCGCAGTGGCCACCGCTGGCGAGGTGGCTGGGTGTTCTGTGCGGAAAGTGAGCGCCTGTTCTATACGGGCCTCTGGGTTGGGATGGCTGCTGAGAAACTTGGGCGGGTATTTGCCTTGTTTACGCTCCACTACATACTGGAAAAAGCTGTCAGACCACAGGGTGTGGCCATAGTAATCCTGTAGAGTCCGCAGGGCCTCTTTGTCGGCAGCGCTTTCCTGCTGGCGGGTGAAGCTTAATTGGGTCAGGGCGCTGGTGGTGCCGGCCAATTGTCCAATGCTGCCGCCGGGATCGGCCCCAACCAGGTTAGATAGGGCCATTCCTACGGTAATAGCTCGACTGTAAGCCACGATAGGGTCGCGATGTTTAATGTGCGCTATTTCGTGGGCGATAACCATGGCCAGAGCGTTTTCGTTGGGCACGTTTTCCAGCGCGCCTCGGAAGATCATAATATGGCCACCGAGGCTGGCAAAAGCGTTCACCATCGGGCCATCGAAGTAATGAATCTTTACCTTCATGTCTTGAGGCAGTGCCTGGCGCGCGGCCAGGGCGTCTGCCAGGCCTTGCAGATACCTTTCAATACGCTCATGGTCGGGTCGATCCCTGCTTTCCATCAGCTTGTTGATGGACTTATCAAGCAGGCGGGCTTCCCAAGAATACGGAATATGCTGAGCCAACGCTCCGGCCAGATAGGACAAAGAGAGAATGGTGATCAGTATCAGCGCCACAAGTCCGGTGAACAGCCAAGCGAACTCCTTAAGTGGATGAACGGGCGTAATATTGGAGCCTTCAGGTATGCGTGGATTTTCGTATTCCATGATCAGCGCGTCAGAGCAGTGCCGTAGGCAATGACTTCCACACAGCCCATACTGTTTTGAATGCCCTGAGAAATGGGGGAAGTTTCGGTTTTAACGTTGATAATCATATCGGCTCCCTGGGCCTTTGCTGCCTCCTTCATGCGCAGGAGTGCTTCCCGCCGGGCTCGCTCCAGCAGTGACTCATAAGAGGTCACCGGGCCACCAAACAGGTTGCGTAGGCTGGCTACAAACCGTTTAAAGTAGTCTACCGATATCACCACGCTACCGGTTACCAGTGTGGTGCTTGCAGGGATGCTATCCGGTGGGCAGTAGCGAGTACTGAAGATCAGGATATTCTGCAGGCTTCGCTCGCGCTTGCGGATAGACTTAAAGTGGCGAGTTTCCGCCAGGCGCCCAAACGTGTATCCCAACACCATCAATACAACAAATATGATCAGTTGATCCATAGCGCTATTCGCTCTCCAGCACCACGGCAGTGCCGTAGGCGAACAGCTCCGCCGCCCCTGCCGTGATCGAAGAAGTCGAAAAGCGCACATTCAGCACCGCGTTGGCACCGATGGCCGCAGCCTGTGCACACATTCGCTCGACGGCCTCGTCCCGCGCTTCTTGCAGTAACTCGGTGTAGCCTTTCAGCTCGCCGCCAAACAAATTCTTGAAATTGGCCATGATGTCGCGGCCAACATGCTTGGCTCGCACGGTATTGCCCTGAACCATTCCCAGATGCCGTGTAACACGCTTGCCTGGAATGGTCTCAATATTGGTCACCAGCATGGTGAAACGGCCTCCTGATGGCGTCAAAAAACTGAAATAAGCATGCCTGCCTGCAAATCTTTAAACAAGTGAAAAGATTTTCTGAAAAACAGGCCGGTTTTTTAACGGTCAACCGTCTCTATTTACATAAATCTGCACACTTTGACAGAAACGGAGCCTGAATGAGCCTGCTGACGGCGGAAGAAATCAGCCTATTGGCCACGCAACCCATTGCGGGGGATAACCCGGCAGGGGAGAACGTGCGTCTGGAGCTGGCATTTGAAGCGATTGAGCAGGAAATTGCCAAGCTGGATTCCTTTACGTCAGAAGACCCGGTGCGCTGGAACGATATCACGGCCACCGCTCGCCAGATCCTGCTAGAAGAGTCCAAGGACTTTCTGGTGGCTTGCTTTCTTACCCGTTCCCTATGCGAGGTGGATTTGCTCGATGGCCTAAATCAGGGCTTGCAGATCGGAAAAGGCATTGCTGATACCTTTTGGGATCATGCTTTCCCCCCCAAGAAGCGCTTGCGTGGACGCTCCCAGGCATTCGAGTGGTTAGTCGAGAAATGCCATCCCTTATTGGAAGAGTTTAACCCTGGTGCAAATGATCTGGAACGCATCAAGGCGCTTGAGATTAATTTGGGCGCATTGGATGACTTGCTGTTGGAAAAAATGGCAGAGAATGCGCCAAACATGGCAGAGTTTCGGCAAACGTTTCGCCGTATGCGCCAGGGGCTTGAAGTTGAACAGGCAAACAAGCAGCAATCCGCTGCTGCTCCGTCCGGCTCTCAGGCATCCGCAACTCAAGTAAGTCCGGAGCGGGCTACCCCCAGTATTGCCCCTGTTAGTGGGCCGGCCCAGGTTGCCAGTGATCGAGACCTGATGGCAGTGTATCGCGCCTGTCAGGAGCAGCTACGTCATGCCAGTCAACATATCGCGTCTAAAAACCCGTTAGATAGCGAGGCCTTCCGCATCAACCGTTTCATAACCTGGTTGGGCGTGAATCAGCTACCTCCGGCCATGGCTACCAAAACCCAGTTACGACCAGTATCCAAAGAGAAAATGGACGTGCTGAATGCGCTATATCAAGAGAAGCGGTGGCAGGATCTAGTGGTGGAAATCGAGCAAAGCTTGGTGAAATCACCGTTTTGGATAACCGGACAGCGCATGGTGTGTGAAGCGCTTGAGGAGTTGAATGCAGAAGGCCCTGCGGACATGGTTAAACAAAGCGTGCGGAGTTTTGTTAAGCGCTTCCCGGATGTAGTCACACTGACATTTAATGACGACACGCCCTTTGCAGATGACAAAACGCGCCAGTGGGTACAGGCCCTCGGGCAGTCCAGTGGCGGCAGCGCTGGCTCGGCGTTGGTGATCGATACCTCCGAAATCAGCAAAGACTGGGAGGACGCGTATAGACAGGCCCAGGATCTTGCTGGTGAGAAGAAAATGCGAGAAGCACTGGCGCTGTTTCAGAGTGGAGTGTCCTGTTCTACGTCGTTACGGGAACAGGCACTGTGGCGTTTTAATCAAGCGCGTTTTTGTTTCGAACAGGGCATGCAGGCGTTGGCCTTGCCATTGTTGGAAAGCCTGGATAACCAGCTCTCCCAACAGGGAGTGGAGGAGTGGGAACCCCAGGTATCAAAACGGATTCTTGAATTACTGTTGCGCTGTTATCAGCAGAATGAAGTTACAGATGACAGGAATCAAAAGATAGAAAAGCTGCATGCCCGGTTGTGCAAACTCGATCTGGCGTTGGCATTCGATCTAACCAACCATTAACCAGAAGTTAATTAACGACTAACCAGGAAAGGAAACGTTATGTCTAAAGAGGGTACGGTAGCGCCAAAAGAGCGCATTAACATCAAATATCGCTCAGAACATGGAGGGGCGCAGGAGTCAGTAGAGCTGCCCTTTAAAATGATGGTTGTGGGCGATTTTACCCAACGCGAAGATGATCGGGTTATTGAGGCACGCAAGCCCATTAATGTTGATAAAGACAACTTTAACGATGTGCTTCGCAACCAGAAAATCGGCGTGGACATGACCGTTGCAAACCGTCTGTCCGATG containing:
- a CDS encoding M48 family metallopeptidase, with amino-acid sequence MEYENPRIPEGSNITPVHPLKEFAWLFTGLVALILITILSLSYLAGALAQHIPYSWEARLLDKSINKLMESRDRPDHERIERYLQGLADALAARQALPQDMKVKIHYFDGPMVNAFASLGGHIMIFRGALENVPNENALAMVIAHEIAHIKHRDPIVAYSRAITVGMALSNLVGADPGGSIGQLAGTTSALTQLSFTRQQESAADKEALRTLQDYYGHTLWSDSFFQYVVERKQGKYPPKFLSSHPNPEARIEQALTFRTEHPATSPAVATALPEFVLALKQR
- a CDS encoding Hcp family type VI secretion system effector, which produces MPTPAYMSIEGELQGLITAGNFTEASVGNIYQEGHEDQVLVEAFKHNIILPRDPQSGQPTGQRVHQPVTITKIFDKCSPLLYSALTSGERMVGCKIEWWRTSATGTQEHYFTIELEDAIIVDIKAYMPNCQDPGQSHFTHLEDVSFTYRKITWTHEISGTSGHDDWRVLKV
- a CDS encoding DUF6901 family protein; translated protein: MSTEEKSIRYQIFFKTQDYVFDQTIELNDDTYEHAAPEEDIPDWCKLAFKKCPNCTLNDIWHEYCPLAVRLIPFVKLPACNSYDDVRAEVTMDNKTVLAETSAQEAFSSLLGLVMATSGCPHTRFFKPMAWYHNPFSTPEETMYRACTTYLFSNFLHNRDGKKLNFEALKKIYINIHQINVHIAARIKNYSDTDSALNAIVLLDLITNDLPIAVDEDLTELKQLFESHKNLFN
- the trhP gene encoding prephenate-dependent tRNA uridine(34) hydroxylase TrhP, yielding MLKPELLSPAGTLKSMRYAFAYGADAVYAGQPRYSLRVRNNEFNKEENLATAIDIAHRLGKQFYLATNLAPHNDKIRSFVRDMEPIVAMKPDALIMSDPGLIMMVRENWPDQVVHLSVQANAVNWATVKFWQQQGVSRVILSRELSLNEIEEIRQRVPEMELEVFVHGALCIAYSGRCLLSGYMTHRDSNQGACTNSCRWKYDTHEAKETPEGDIVAVEKFDPMATQSTQDKIFLLQEEGRPGEYMPAYEDEHGTYIMNSKDLRAVQHVKRLAEMGIHSLKIEGRTKSHFYVARTAQIYRRAIDDAANKADFDWTLMDQLEGLAHRGYTEGFYRRHLPAEFQNYEENSSNSGTQQFVGEVTEYDRSKGLMTITVKNRFAVGDQLELMTPAGDHVFTLNHIETTKGETVDVAKGDGWTVRIPAPADFDPEYAMLMRNKAAGG
- the tssA gene encoding type VI secretion system protein TssA, giving the protein MSLLTAEEISLLATQPIAGDNPAGENVRLELAFEAIEQEIAKLDSFTSEDPVRWNDITATARQILLEESKDFLVACFLTRSLCEVDLLDGLNQGLQIGKGIADTFWDHAFPPKKRLRGRSQAFEWLVEKCHPLLEEFNPGANDLERIKALEINLGALDDLLLEKMAENAPNMAEFRQTFRRMRQGLEVEQANKQQSAAAPSGSQASATQVSPERATPSIAPVSGPAQVASDRDLMAVYRACQEQLRHASQHIASKNPLDSEAFRINRFITWLGVNQLPPAMATKTQLRPVSKEKMDVLNALYQEKRWQDLVVEIEQSLVKSPFWITGQRMVCEALEELNAEGPADMVKQSVRSFVKRFPDVVTLTFNDDTPFADDKTRQWVQALGQSSGGSAGSALVIDTSEISKDWEDAYRQAQDLAGEKKMREALALFQSGVSCSTSLREQALWRFNQARFCFEQGMQALALPLLESLDNQLSQQGVEEWEPQVSKRILELLLRCYQQNEVTDDRNQKIEKLHARLCKLDLALAFDLTNH
- a CDS encoding YbjQ family protein, translating into MTPSGGRFTMLVTNIETIPGKRVTRHLGMVQGNTVRAKHVGRDIMANFKNLFGGELKGYTELLQEARDEAVERMCAQAAAIGANAVLNVRFSTSSITAGAAELFAYGTAVVLESE
- the tssB gene encoding type VI secretion system contractile sheath small subunit — protein: MSKEGTVAPKERINIKYRSEHGGAQESVELPFKMMVVGDFTQREDDRVIEARKPINVDKDNFNDVLRNQKIGVDMTVANRLSDEEGAEMGVSLKFESMKDFSPENVARQVPELKSLLELREALVALKGPLGNVPAFRKAIESILEDDEQRQVVLGELKIEG
- a CDS encoding YbjQ family protein → MDQLIIFVVLMVLGYTFGRLAETRHFKSIRKRERSLQNILIFSTRYCPPDSIPASTTLVTGSVVISVDYFKRFVASLRNLFGGPVTSYESLLERARREALLRMKEAAKAQGADMIINVKTETSPISQGIQNSMGCVEVIAYGTALTR